In Helianthus annuus cultivar XRQ/B chromosome 3, HanXRQr2.0-SUNRISE, whole genome shotgun sequence, a single window of DNA contains:
- the LOC110929773 gene encoding uncharacterized protein LOC110929773 isoform X2, which translates to MMRMSCDAYVLLCNHFKQRNWLQSSRSITFEEKMAMFFIVIGHNERFRMVKRRFQHSTETIHRCFHEVLIAMMNFAREVIVPTSSNPIANASENHIRLKQIFPGAIGSLDGTLVHAVVLGDQPTRYRGRGKGECFQNVLGIYNFDMIFTFVWAGWEGIAHDSRVLKEVAFNPSSGFYFPPPDKYYLCDAAYTNTRGFMTPYRNTRYWLADFRRQRALTKEEKFNHAHTQLRNVIERAYGVLKARFPILKQIAPFSFLIQRDIVIACFAIHNFIRKWNIHDQLFMEYNYGVQREHFFWRNATGGK; encoded by the exons ATGATGCGCATGTCATGTGATGCGTATGTACTATTGTGCAATCATTTTAAGCAAAGAAATTGGTTGCAGAGTAGTAGGTCAATAACCTTTGAAGAAAAGATGGCTATGTTTTTTATTGTCATAGGACATAATGAGCGATTTCGAATGGTTAAGCGAAGGTTTCAACACTCAACAGAAACAATCCATAGATGTTTTCATGAGGTCTTAATTGCGATGATGAATTTCGCAAGAGAAGTTATAGTTCCGACATCTTCTAATCCAATCGCGAATGCTTCAGAAAACCATATAAGGCTAAAACAAATATTTCCTGGAGCAATAGGTTCGTTAGATGGAACTCTTGTACATGCAGTCGTACTTGGTGATCAACCGACTCGTTACAGGGGAAGAGGAAAGGGTGAATGCTTTCAAAATGTCTTAGGAATCTATAATTTTGATATGATATTCACGTTCGTATGGGCCGGATGGGAGGGTATTGCACATGATTCACGTGTTTTGAAAGAAGTTGCATTTAATCCGAGTTCCGGCTTTTATTTCCCCCCACCAG ACAAATATTACCTTTGCGATGCCGCATACACCAACACTCGTGGGTTTATGACTCCCTACCGTAATACGAGATATTGGTTAGCCGATTTTCGACGACAACGTGCATTAACTAAGGAAGAAAAGTTCAACCATGCTCACACACAACTCAGAAATGTGATTGAGCGCGCATATGGTGTTTTGAAGGCAAGATTCCCAATCCTAAAACAAATTGCCCCATTTTCATTTCTAATACAAAGAGACATAGTGATTGCGTGTTTCGCCATCCATAACTTTATAAGGAAATGGAATATTCACGATCAGTTATTTATGGAGTACAACTATGGAGTACAACGAGAACACTTTTTTTGGAGAA ATGCAACAGGAGGAAAGTGA
- the LOC110929775 gene encoding ABC transporter C family member 3, with protein sequence MFYNSAMNPLINPIFLHGCVASIQFLFLIVLFITWVWKRFKLDQTLVPKQSSGCLFYKQTLFCSLVLSLFNLVLCFLNNFYWYRNGWTDEKIVTLLNAVLGALVWLFISVYLHTLVSNSSTGSRKYPSVIRVWWVFFFTVSCYSLVVDYVYYKKTHDLVSMLFVSDSVSSFMGLFLCFVGLSYKTEEESRSNNLEEPLLSSGVSRGGVASTYENASFYSLLTFSWMNSVIAKGNKKTLDLEDVPQLAKIDSVKEVYPVLLNKVESLSNGGNQITAFSLTKALLYIVWKDVAITGLLALVTSLTSFVGPYLIEAFVQYLDGQRDYKHQGFVLVAAFLVSKVIGCFTQRHWYFKLQQAGIRARSAIVAMIYQKGLTISGQSKQGNSSGEIINFMAVDAERIGDYAWYMHDFWIVLVQVGVALWLLYRNLGLAFIASLIATILVLLANIPLGNIQEKLQDELMKSKDKRMKSTSEILRNMRILKLQGWEMKFLSKVTKLRDEEQGALKKYMYTLSMTSFIFWGAPIVVAVATFATCLFAGIPLESGKVLSALATFKILQEPIYNLPDSISVFFQTKVSLDRIATYLRLNDIDSSAVSKVSRGSSETAVEIIDGNFSWDSSASSNPTLKDINIRVNHGMRVAVCGTVGSGKSSLLSCILGEVSKISGSVKVEGSKAYVAQSAWIQSGKIEDNILFGREMDRERYEKVLEACSLKKDLEILSFGDQTVIGERGINLSGGQKQRIQIARALYQDADIYLFDDPFSAVDAHTGSHLFKECMLQFLDSKTVIYITHQVEFLPAADLILVLRDGRITQAGKYNDLLNIGSDFMDLVGAHKEALSSIDSMGTTVQEQTGSSKKNTNDDQNGKPDDSSGSKAQLVQEEEREKGRVGFSVYWKYVTTAYGGALAPLILLVVILFQVLQIGSNYWMAWASPVSASDPAPVTSSTLIIVYVALSAGCALCVLARGLLIATMAYKAATILFHQMHLAIFRSPMSFFDSTPSGRILNRASTDQSAVDLQIPYQVASFVFAIIQLLGIIAVMSQCAWQVIIIFIPVAGMCVWLQQYYLPSAREMSRLVGVCKGPVIQNFAETISGSTTIRSFDQQARFQDTNLKLNDDFSRPKFHAAAAMEWLGIRLDMLSSFTFAVFLIFLVSIPEGTIDASIAGLAATYGLTLNNLQGWAVWTLTNLENKIISVERIFQYSSIPSEPPLIIESNRPDDQWPSQGEVDIRHLQVRYAPHMPLVLRGLTCTFTGGKKTGIVGRTGSGKSTLIQTLFRLVDPAAGQILIDGINISTIGLHDLRSRLSIIPQDPTMFEGTIRSNLDPLEEYTDDKIWEALDKCQLGEEVRSKEGKLDSPVTENGENWSVGQRQLVCLGRVLLKKSKVLVLDEATASVDTATDGMIQQTLAKHFTDSTVIMIAHRITSVLDSDMVLVLEQGLIEEYDSPTKLLEDKSSSFAKLVAEYSMRSSSSYENLAAT encoded by the exons ATGTTTTACAATTCTGCAATGAACCCTTTGATAAACCCTATTTTCTTACATGGGTGTGTTGCATCCATACAGTTTCTGTTCTTGATTGTCTTATTCATCACTTGGGTATGGAAAAGATTCAAGCTTGATCAAACTTTGGTTCCAAAACAGAGTTCTGGGTGtttgttttacaaacaaactcTATTTTGTTCTCTTGTTCTTTCACTCTTTAATCTTGTTTTGTGTTTCTTGAACAATTTTTATTGGTATAGAAATGGCTGGACTGATGAAAAGATTGTGACCCTTTTGAATGCTGTTCTTGGAGCACTTGTTTGGTTATTTATCTCTGTTTATTTGCACACACTTGTTTCGAATTCGTCGACAGGATCAAGAAAATACCCATCTGTGATAAGGGTGTGGTGGGTGTTTTTCTTTACAGTTTCTTGTTACTCCCTTGTGGTAGACTATGTTTACTACAAAAAAACCCATGATTTAGTTTCTATGTTGTTTGTCTCTGATTCGGTGTCTAGTTTCATGGGTTTGTTTCTTTGTTTTGTGGGGTTGTCCTACAAAACAGAGGAAGAGTCCCGAAGTAATAATCTTGAAGAACCGCTTTTGAGTTCTGGTGTCTCTAGAGGTGGAGTTGCATCAACTTATGAAAATGCAAGTTTCTATAGCTTGCTTACATTTTCTTGGATGAATTCTGTAATTGCAAAAGGTAATAAAAAGACGTTAGACCTTGAAGATGTTCCTCAGCTTGCAAAGATAGATAGTGTGAAAGAAGTTTATCCTGTTTTGTTAAACAAAGTAGAGTCTTTAAGCAATGGGGGTAATCAAATCACTGCGTTCAGTCTCACAAAAGCCTTATTGTACATCGTGTGGAAAGATGTGGCTATCACAGGATTGCTCGCTTTAGTAACTTCGCTGACTAGTTTTGTCGGTCCTTACCTTATAGAAGCATTTGTTCAATATCTAGACGGACAACGAGATTACAAACACCAAGGTTTTGTTTTGGTAGCTGCATTCCTTGTTTCCAAGGTTATCGGGTGTTTCACACAACGGCATTGGTACTTCAAGCTCCAACAAGCTGGAATTAGGGCGCGGTCTGCTATTGTTGCCATGATTTACCAAAAGGGTCTGACCATCTCCGGCCAGTCAAAGCAAGGGAACTCGAGTGGCGAAATCATCAACTTCATGGCTGTTGATGCAGAAAGAATAGGTGATTATGCTTGGTATATGCATGATTTTTGGATAGTTCTTGTGCAAGTTGGTGTCGCGTTGTGGCTTTTATATAGAAACTTAGGACTagccttcattgcttcattaatcGCTACAATTCTTGTGTTGTTGGCCAATATTCCACTTGGAAACATCCAAGAAAAACTTCAAGATGAGTTGATGAAATCCAAAGATAAACGGATGAAATCAACGTCTGAAATCTTGAGAAACATGAGGATTCTTAAACTTCAAGGTTGGGAAATGAAGTTTTTGTCAAAAGTCACCAAGCTTAGAGATGAAGAACAAGGTGCACTGAAGAAGTATATGTATACCTTATCCATGACTTCTTTTATCTTCTGGGGTGCTCCAATTGTTGTTGCTGTGGCCACTTTTGCAACATGTTTATTTGCTGGTATCCCTCTTGAATCTGGGAAAGTACTTTCTGCACTTGCCACTTTCAAGATACTTCAAGAGCCGATTTACAATCTTCCTGACTCGATATCAGTTTTTTTCCAAACTAAAGTCTCACTTGATCGAATTGCCACATATCTTCGGCTCAATGACATTGATTCTAGTGCTGTTAGTAAGGTTTCACGAGGTAGTTCTGAAACCGCTGTTGAAATCATCGACGGTAATTTTTCTTGGGATTCAAGTGCATCTTCTAACCCGACTTTGAAAGATATAAACATTAGAGTGAATCATGGGATGCGGGTTGCAGTTTGCGGGACCGTCGGGTCAGGGAAGTCGAGCTTATTGTCTTGTATATTAGGTGAGGTATCAAAGATTTCCGGAAGCGTGAAAGTTGAAGGGTCAAAGGCATATGTAGCTCAATCTGCATGGATACAAAGTGGTAAGATTGAAGATAACATCTTGTTTGGTAGGGAGATGGATAGAGAGAGGTATGAGAAGGTTCTAGAAGCATGTTCTTTGAAGAAAGACCTTGAAATTCTTTCCTTTGGTGATCAAACTGTTATCGGGGAGCGAGGGATCAATTTGAGTGGCGGTCAAAAGCAGAGGATACAAATTGCTCGGGCTCTTTATCAAGATGCTGATATCTATCTTTTTGATGACCCGTTTAGTGCTGTTGATGCTCACACAGGAAGTCATTTGTTCAAA GAATGCATGCTGCAATTTTTGGACTCGAAGACGGTGATTTACATCACACATCAAGTAGAGTTCTTACCTGCTGCAGATCTTATCCTG GTGTTAAGAGATGGAAGGATCACACAAGCCGGAAAGTACAACGACCTTCTCAATATTGGAAGCGATTTTATGGACCTTGTGGGTGCACATAAAGAAGCATTATCATCCATTGATTCCATGGGGACAACCGTTCAAGAACAAACGGGTAGTTCCAAGAAGAACACAAACGACGATCAAAATGGTAAACCAGACGATTCCTCGGGCTCAAAAGCGCAACTTGTTCAAGAAGAAGAACGAGAAAAAGGAAGAGTCGGTTTCTCAGTCTACTGGAAATATGTAACAACGGCTTACGGTGGGGCACTTGCACCACTTATATTATTGGTAGTAATCCTCTTCCAAGTACTTCAAATTGGAAGCAATTACTGGATGGCTTGGGCATCCCCAGTGTCAGCAAGTGATCCAGCCCCGGTTACTAGCTCGACCCTAATCATTGTTTATGTAGCTTTATCAGCTGGTTGTGCTTTATGTGTACTTGCAAGAGGCTTGCTTATTGCAACCATGGCATATAAAGCCGCCACTATCCTCTTCCACCAAATGCACCTGGCCATTTTCCGCTCACCCATGTCTTTCTTTGACTCAACTCCAAGCGGACGGATACTTAATAGA GCGTCTACAGACCAAAGTGCAGTGGACTTGCAAATTCCTTATCAAGTGGCATCATTTGTGTTTGCAATCATTCAACTTCTTGGCATCATTGCAGTTATGTCACAATGTGCTTGGCAAGTGATAATTATTTTCATCCCTGTTGCGGGAATGTGCGTCTGGCTACAGCAATATTACTTGCCTTCAGCCAGAGAAATGTCACGACTAGTTGGGGTTTGTAAAGGTCCAGTGATACAGAATTTTGCTGAAACAATATCGGGATCAACGACCATTCGAAGCTTTGATCAACAAGCCAGATTCCAGGACACGAATCTAAAACTGAATGACGATTTTTCAAGGCCGAAGTTTCATGCTGCTGCTGCTATGGAATGGTTGGGCATACGTTTGGATATGCTGTCTTCTTTTACGTTTGCTGTGTTCTTAATTTTCTTGGTTTCCATCCCGGAGGGAACCATTGATGCAA GTATTGCTGGATTGGCTGCTACTTATGGGCTTACTTTGAATAACCTACAAGGGTGGGCAGTATGGACTTTAACCAACCTCGAAAACAAAATTATTTCGGTTGAAAGAATATTTCAGTACTCTTCTATCCCGAGTGAACCTCCTCTCATTATAGAATCAAATAGGCCTGACGATCAGTGGCCGTCACAGGGAGAAGTTGATATACGTCATCTGCAG GTTCGGTATGCACCACATATGCCACTTGTGTTGCGAGGTCTTACGTGCACCTTTACTGGAGGAAAGAAAACTGGGATTGTAGGAAGAACTGGTAGTGGGAAGTCAACTCTAATACAAACACTATTCCGTCTTGTGGATCCTGCAGCTGGACAGATTCTGATAGATgggatcaatatatcgacaatcgGACTTCATGATCTTCGTTCAAGATTGAGCATAATTCCCCAAGATCCAACCATGTTTGAAGGAACTATCCGAAGTAACTTGGATCCCCTTGAAGAGTACACAGATGATAAGATTTGGGAG GCTCTTGATAAGTGTCAACTTGGAGAAGAAGTGAGGAGTAAGGAAGGGAAGCTTGACTCACCAG TTACGGAGAATGGAGAGAACTGGAGTGTGGGACAAAGGCAGCTGGTGTGTCTCGGGCGTGTGTTACTTAAAAAGAGCAAAGTCTTGGTACTTGACGAAGCTACTGCATCGGTAGACACTGCAACCGATGGAATGATTCAGCAAACACTCGCGAAGCACTTTACCGACTCAACTGTGATAATGATCGCACATCGTATCACCTCTGTGCTTGATAGTGACATGGTTTTGGTTCTAGAACAAG GTCTGATTGAAGAATATGATTCTCCAACAAAGTTGCTGGAAGATAAATCATCTTCATTTGCAAAGCTTGTTGCTGAGTATAGTATGCGATCCAGTTCCAGTTACGAAAACTTAGCAGCAACATAA
- the LOC110929773 gene encoding uncharacterized protein LOC110929773 isoform X1: MMRMSCDAYVLLCNHFKQRNWLQSSRSITFEEKMAMFFIVIGHNERFRMVKRRFQHSTETIHRCFHEVLIAMMNFAREVIVPTSSNPIANASENHIRLKQIFPGAIGSLDGTLVHAVVLGDQPTRYRGRGKGECFQNVLGIYNFDMIFTFVWAGWEGIAHDSRVLKEVAFNPSSGFYFPPPDKYYLCDAAYTNTRGFMTPYRNTRYWLADFRRQRALTKEEKFNHAHTQLRNVIERAYGVLKARFPILKQIAPFSFLIQRDIVIACFAIHNFIRKWNIHDQLFMEYNYGVQREHFFWRNATGGK, encoded by the exons ATGATGCGCATGTCATGTGATGCGTATGTACTATTGTGCAATCATTTTAAGCAAAGAAATTGGTTGCAGAGTAGTAGGTCAATAACCTTTGAAGAAAAGATGGCTATGTTTTTTATTGTCATAGGACATAATGAGCGATTTCGAATGGTTAAGCGAAGGTTTCAACACTCAACAGAAACAATCCATAGATGTTTTCATGAGGTCTTAATTGCGATGATGAATTTCGCAAGAGAAGTTATAGTTCCGACATCTTCTAATCCAATCGCGAATGCTTCAGAAAACCATATAAGGCTAAAACAAATATTTCCTGGAGCAATAGGTTCGTTAGATGGAACTCTTGTACATGCAGTCGTACTTGGTGATCAACCGACTCGTTACAGGGGAAGAGGAAAGGGTGAATGCTTTCAAAATGTCTTAGGAATCTATAATTTTGATATGATATTCACGTTCGTATGGGCCGGATGGGAGGGTATTGCACATGATTCACGTGTTTTGAAAGAAGTTGCATTTAATCCGAGTTCCGGCTTTTATTTCCCCCCACCAG ACAAATATTACCTTTGCGATGCCGCATACACCAACACTCGTGGGTTTATGACTCCCTACCGTAATACGAGATATTGGTTAGCCGATTTTCGACGACAACGTGCATTAACTAAGGAAGAAAAGTTCAACCATGCTCACACACAACTCAGAAATGTGATTGAGCGCGCATATGGTGTTTTGAAGGCAAGATTCCCAATCCTAAAACAAATTGCCCCATTTTCATTTCTAATACAAAGAGACATAGTGATTGCGTGTTTCGCCATCCATAACTTTATAAGGAAATGGAATATTCACGATCAGTTATTTATGGAGTACAACTATGGAGTACAACGAGAACACTTTTTTTGGAGAAATGCAACAGGAGGAAAGTGA
- the LOC110932113 gene encoding uncharacterized protein LOC110932113, with amino-acid sequence MSARTTRECLYRFCHNVVKVYGKQYLWKPNAYDVQQLYQAHEARHGFPRMLGSIYCMHWAWHNCPNVWRGQYTRGDHGHPTLILEAVASQDLWIWHSFFGLPGSLNDLNVLYQSAIFSDVVNGIGPDTRFTVSRVEYRRGYYLADGIYLSWSTIVKNIPFPEDEKRKKFVKRQEAARKDIEYECRAICEYDENASYGNTVPVDQTQQDLNSFALTNDYTYANLQQDLVERIWNNANDEDGDEDEDE; translated from the exons ATGTCAGCAAGAACTACGCGGGAATGTTTGTATCGGTTTTGCCATAATGTGGTGAAAGTGTATGGCAAACAATATCTGTGGAAACCAAACGCGTATGATGTTCAACAGTTGTACCAAGCTCATGAAGCACGGCACGGGTTTCCGAGAATGCTTGGTAGCATTTATTGTATGCATTGGGCGTGGCATAACTGTCCGAATGTGTGGCGAGGCCAATACACGCGAGGTGATCACGGCCATCCAACCTTAATACTTGAGGCCGTGGCGTCACAAGATTTGTGGATCTGGCATTCTTTCTTTGGTCTCCCTGGTTCACTCAACGACCTCAACGTGCTATACCAATCGGCGATCTTTAGCGATGTCGTTAATGGAATCGGTCCGGACACCCGTTTTACAGTTTCTAGGGTTGAGTATAGACGTGGGTATTATCTTGCTGACGGAATATATCTGTCTTGGTCTACAATTGTCAAGAATATTCCATTTCCCGAGGacgaaaaaaggaaaaaattcgTCAAGCGTCAAGAAGCTGCAAGAAAAGACATCGAAT ACGAATGTCGGGCGATTTGTGAGTATGATGAGAATGCATCTTACGGGAATACTGTCCCGGTCGATCAGACGCaacaggatttaaactcgttcGCGCTAACCAACGACTACACGTATGCAAACCTTCAACAGGATTTGGTAGAACGTATATGGAACAACGCAAACGACGAGGACGGTGACGAAGACGAAGAtgagtag